Genomic segment of Mastomys coucha isolate ucsf_1 unplaced genomic scaffold, UCSF_Mcou_1 pScaffold5, whole genome shotgun sequence:
AAAATACAAACGTGGAAAACGCCAGGCTTTCTGAGCACTCTATCTGCAAAATCCTCAAAATGCCAATTTCCTACAGCAATGGCAGCTACATTTTGCTACCCAACAGCAAAGTATCTGCTTTGAACTGTGTCAGTGAGTAAAGCAGAAGTGGGTTCATTCCTAAGTGACCATTTTAGAAATGAATCACCTCAGCAGTATCACACACCAGAGCAAAGGGCACAGCAAACATTACTGCAGTGTGAGGGAGGTAAAGGGGGCATTCGGATCAATCCACCATTAAGCAGGTTCACACACACCTCTACTCCCAATACTGGCATTCTGTATCTACTAAAAGACAACCAATAAAAGTGAAATTGATTTCAGTTCTAGAACCTTTAATCTGTCAAATATGATTTCAAAGCATTATGAAATGGCTTGTTTCTAACACTTACTTTCATTTTAGCTTCAATCCACTTCATATTTGTTGCAGCTAAAACATGAGGAATAATACAATACATATGAAAagttttgagtttcatttttaaaacttttttcttctgaATAAATAAGCTTTTTAAGCAAGACCACAATTGTTAAAACATCACGAACAATAGTACTTAATAAACTTACTTCAGTGTATCTtctaaaaagtataaaacttgAACTACTTTAATTTATAAGACAGAGGTGACCATCATACTAAAACCCAAACTCTTTTTAAATCAGCCCTGCCACTATTTATTCATTCCAAAGTAAGTCTGAGATGAGGGAATCTCAACTCTCTCTGGCAGCAGATTCAGGCAATGCATGAGCACATGTAATATCAGTGCATGCATACTAATGTGCAGAAGACTAGCCCTGGTACATAATGACTATGTGTAGTTTGTCAGGCTTCCAAATTAAGCTCATTAAGCCCAGCACCTTAAAAGGACCAAAGACAAATGTATAAAGTCCCTCTAAATTACATGTCTACTCCAATAGACTTTAACTGACAATCACTGACAGAAAATTCAATCTTCATCTTTACATGCTTTCCTGGTCTCAACCTGCACTTTACATGCAAAATTAATTGGTCAGTAAAACTCTAAGTTTAGAGTGTCCTATTTACAATGAAaacattagtaaaaaaaaaaaaattagcttagtACCTGTTCTACATGTAATTTCCAGATGAAAAACAAGGAGACACATAGagtaaaataattattcattGTGAAGTAATCACTGTATGTTAGCAATGTAGGTAATCATATAGTTACCATACTGGGACATCTACTCTTGCAATCCACTAAAATATAGGTCAAGTTACTACTTCAAGGTGAAAAACATGAAGTTTACAGAGATTAAATGCCCCGTCTGATTTCACAAAGGACACGATTAATATCCTAGTGTGTTTAGCTCCAAAGTGAAGTACCCCTTTCAAtctacaacaataaaataatttattaataacttatttttaaatatgtgactATAAAGGCTATCTAAATGTCTCAAGTCAAACTTGGTAAAACTGACTTTTCTCCTATGTCATgtcaaaatgctaaaaaaaaaaatcgaacaATGAAATCAAcacattttgatcatgtttttaaTCTAAACAGTTGTGAGCTCAGTGTCAATGAACAAGGGAAATATTCTGAATTACAAAGAAAGTCTTTTTACAAGGCAGCTTACAGATTGCACTGTCTGTCTTCTCATCAATGCCTACTATACACTTTTATACTTGATAGGATCTTATTCCATTTGGGGTAACTCTCTGATTATGAAACTGCCAAGAAGTAACTTCAAATGTTTGTAGGGGGTGGGATGTCAATCAGTGCATTGCTTCAATTATCAAGTAATGGGAAGAAAACTGCCAACTAACTCAAAGCATGTCCTTAGCAATACTTAAGTTTCTACTCTGCAGGAAACTCATGTTCTATTGTGGGTCTGCATGTCCTTGAATGTCCAGACTTCAACACCAGAAGCCCTGCTTCTGTTGCGTATTAATTTTTCCTGAAGCAAGTAACACTGTTCTTCATTTCTGTCCATCACTAAggtttgtctttaaaaagaacatcAGTCTCCAAATATTTTGAAACTAgagtgaggaaagagaaggaagcattAAAGACCAAGGGCTTGGAATACAGCTCAGGGCAGAGTGTCTAGTGTACGCACAAAGCCCTAGTTCAATCCCCAACTGCAAAAACAAATAACTACTTTTATTCTAACACCATGGTCTACTCTTATCCTATATTCACCTATGTCACTGCTATTAAGCAAATATACACATACTTCATAGAATCATGTATGAAAGTcaaacattttagaaatttacttaaaaaaggaaaacttttatatttaagaaGGCTTTTTAAGTCATGTTTTATATAGTAGAATAATATAAGTAACCACCTTATTTCCAtggaaatctaataaaaaaaattaagcttacACCAAATAACAATGTCATAATCTTCATATGCAGATGTTAGAAATTCATGAAGATATGGTCTCATTAACTCTACCCCAGTCTCTGCACAAGACCTATGATCTAAAAGAAAATGGATCATAAAAACATTATTAGTTTATTATCAGGGACAAGTATTGGGTATAAAAAGTAGTCTATGAGCTACAATACACTCAACTGCAAATCACAGGAGACTGAAAGACACTGAGTACGTGTAGGTGCTTTACAAATCACAGAAGTTAATGCCTGTGAACTGCAGCTTCAGTGGACCAATTCTGAATAACGTGCAAGGAGCAACACTGAAAATTCAGGCTTACATGATCTGCTACCTAGTTTGAATACATTACAATAACGAACACTAAGGGCCCcatactcacatatactcatCATCCTGAGAAAATCAACTTCACTGTACAATAGTTGACTTAATTCTTAAACAAAGTGCACATTAAGTTACAAAACATTTAACAATTTAGGGTTACAAGCAAGAGAATTCTAGAatcagaaattatttatttattgccaacactggaaaataaaatgaatgcctTCCTTTTTCAATTGAAATCAGTAATTTTACATTTAAGAAAGGTACAAGAATATACTTAAACAGAAACCAAACGTAAAATataaaacactattttaaaatagtcctcattaaaaaaaaatagtcctcaTAAAAGTTTTAGTCAGGATTGAGTTGATTAAACTAGGACACATCCATATTCTGTGCCCACACGAATACCTATGAGTATATACAAATATTaattggggtttctattgctgcgatagaagaccatgaccaaaaagctCTTATGGCTCTCAGGTCACAGTCCTTCATGGAGAGAAGTCAGAGTAGGAAATCAAAGCAGGAGCTatagcagaagccatggaagagtgccACTACTGCCTTGTTCCCATGACTTaattcagcctgccttcttataccatccaggaaAACCAGCCTAGGGgaggcaccacccacagtaagCAGGGGCCTCAATCAAGAAAATCTACCACAGTGTTGCCTATAGGCCAATGATATGGAGACATTTCCTTTAGtaagatttcttcttcccaggtaACGTTGGCTTGAGTCAAGTTGGCAAAAAAACTGGCCAGCacattatatatttaattcatagctataacaaaaaaaagaaggtacatacaaacattcttttaaaaagatatcaaaatattaaatatggtcatcttttatttttaaatttttaggtaATGCCTTCATTTCCTTATCTGTTATTTCCTAAAATGAGTGATTTACTATTGTAACAATAAAGAAAGTTTAAATACTTCATGTGCACACTGAGTTGCTGGGGAGAAAGCGAAACTGTTCCAGATGAAAGAGCAGCCAAGCGCCTTAACAGACTCACCAAACAGTGTATAATCCACATCCAGCACCAAGAGCTTCTTCCCTTCCCTGGGAGGGTTCAGCACATCCACTTTGTACTCCTTGACTCTGCGAGAGATCTTCAGTAGGTTTTCTTCCCTAAGAGAAATGGTAAAACCAGATAAAAGTCCCCTCTCTTCCTATGTGACAATGTCTTTGAAGGTCAAATGCACTTACCTATTTTCTACTTCAACTACTTCATCTTCAATGTCAAAATCATTGATGACATCATCATTGTCAGGGGGAGGACATAAGACATCTTCCTATTAAGACAGGAAAGTTGTATTTAACCGTAACAAACAAATATTGGTAGTTTGAGCTCAAGCACACACGGTGGGAAAGTCCCACTGTTAACTACTCGTTCTATATGTCCCGTGGGCAGATCTGCCATGTTAAATTTTACCACATTGGTTGCATTTTACTTACAACTAACTACATACTAAAATATCCCACTACCTAGTTCTGCTGCTGAGTTAATACCACATTCATCGTGCAGTTACTTTTCACTGATCATTAGATGGAAAGTTTTACCACAATTTAAACTATGCTATAATAGTACTGCACATATCATAACACCTCCAAAGGGGCATATggtaacaaaagtaaacatttaCCAAGCTCTCCTCACGAGTTCCCATCATCATGATTTTAGTATTTGGTTTCAGTTTGAGAGCTCCAAGCTTAACATCATTTTCTGCAGGTTTGCCTACAATACAAGCAAATGACTGTTTTCTCACTAAAGTTCAGGTGCTAATTCACTATTCCATTACATAAAAGCCATACATTGACAGGTCTGGTAgtttgaggtttctttttttttttttattaaaaaggaaaaaaaatgctattattAAATATGTATCTAGCACAGTAAGTCATAAGTCATACAAGGGTTGGGTCCCTGGGTCTCTGGCCCATTAATGTGCTAACTAAGCAAAAGCAACTCGTGCTTTATTGCTCAAGATAAAGAAAGAGTTATCCTAGAAGCCCTGAAGCCAAAGACTAAATAAACTACAGACTCTCTATTACACCAAATTCACCTGTCAATGGCATAAAAGATACAAGTAAGCTAGGAAGGAACGGTGCCAATAAGATATAATCTCCACTTCTGAAATAGGAGAGAATTTGGGAAGAATATAAGGCCCACGTCATAATGAAAGGTAAAGTGCAGATGACAGAAATAAATCATTCATCTGGGATTTCTGTGTCAAAGCCTTAACAAGTAAACACCAACTGGCAGAGGAGCCAAAGTCATCCAAACAGTAGTGGTATTTTCAACTAAGttcattattcttatttttaccatttaaaaaagtttaggaaaatcaaaaagataaagtctttaaaaaaaaagcctataaTGGCAAATATGCAAACCCATAACTATTGGTGTGAAAACCATGAAGTGGGCATTACCTTTAACTTTGAGCCCTAGTAATTTCTGGCGCTCTGGGAGCACTCCCGTAAGGGTCTTGAGGAACTGCTTGAGATCCAGCACAGTATCATCTTCTGAGAGTGTGGTCACTGAGTATTCCTGCCCACCCCATTTCACAATGATGGGGAGTGCCATTCTTGAAGCATATGAAGCAGTAGCTTTCTGTCAGAACAAAACACCTAGGAGACAGGCACAtgcaaataagcaaatgaaaactTGACAGGTCAAACACAAACCTGTGTGTGCAGCCTCAACTCTGCAGTACAGTCTGATGGTAGAAATAACTGAGCCTCctcagatgggggggggggttcccaGAATTCTACACGTTCCAATTTTCCTACTTGTTTTGGCTTAAAGTTAGTATTTCCTACCACTCTTCCAGATTCTTCCTCTTGTCCACCTAAAGAGGAACAATGAGCTACCTACGTCTCCCGCTGTTTGTCTGGGTTTATGCTGGAGAGGCAAGTGCCTTCACAACAGAAATCTATGGACAATTAATGTTAGAGAGGCATTCATTAACACTAGATTTCCCATTTACTATTTGACTATTTTGcttagcacacacctttcttcatctgtaaacaAAGGAATACTATTTGTATCTTAGGGTTCTTATGAAGAGTCAAT
This window contains:
- the Ublcp1 gene encoding ubiquitin-like domain-containing CTD phosphatase 1, whose product is MALPIIVKWGGQEYSVTTLSEDDTVLDLKQFLKTLTGVLPERQKLLGLKVKGKPAENDVKLGALKLKPNTKIMMMGTREESLEDVLCPPPDNDDVINDFDIEDEVVEVENREENLLKISRRVKEYKVDVLNPPREGKKLLVLDVDYTLFDHRSCAETGVELMRPYLHEFLTSAYEDYDIVIWSATNMKWIEAKMKELGVSTNANYKITFMLDSAAMITVHTPRRGLIDVKPLGVIWGKFSEFYSKKNTIMFDDIGRNFLMNPQNGLKIRPFMKAHLNRDKDKELVKLTQYLKEIAKLDDFLELNHKYWERYLSKKQGH